The Phaenicophaeus curvirostris isolate KB17595 unplaced genomic scaffold, BPBGC_Pcur_1.0 scaffold_93, whole genome shotgun sequence genome has a segment encoding these proteins:
- the SAE1 gene encoding SUMO-activating enzyme subunit 1 isoform X2 has product MVEKEEGGPGGISEEEAAQYDRQIRLWGLEAQKRLRASRVLLVGMKGLGAEVAKNLILAGVKALTMLDHERVSQEDTRAQFLIPVGSLGRNRAEASLERAQNLNPMVDVKADPESVESKSEEFFTQFDAVCLTCCSRDVMVQIDQICHRNGIKFFTGDVFGYHGYMFADLREHEFVEEKPKVTKVNPGVEDGPGTKTARLDSSETTMVKKRVGFCQLKEALEVDWSTEKAKAALKRTTPDYFLLQGPFPAGSPSQQLLLLRWHQRKWNCGAFGAGMRREGLGTGSGIGGCGNWVGKGGVRPCLPPPTLSVGSFWVNKSRFLQRGLLGRGGNPPN; this is encoded by the exons AtggtggagaaggaggaaggcgGCCCCGGCGGCATCAgcgaggaggaggcggcgcaGTATGACCGACAGATCCGGCTCTGGGGGCTGGAGGCCCAGAAACG GCTGCGCGCGTCCCGGGTGCTCCTGGTGGGAATGAAAGGACTCGGAGCCGAGGTGGCCAAGAACCTCATCCTGGCAGGAGTCAAAGCTTTGACCATGCTGGACCACGAGCGG GTTTCCCAGGAGGACACGCGGGCTCAGTTCCTCATTCCCGTGGGCTCCTTAGGCCGGAACAGAGCAGAAGCTTCGCTGGAACGGGCGCAGAACCTCAATCCCATGGTGGATGTCAAAGCGGATCCGGAGAGCGTGGAGAGCAAATCCGAGGAATTCTTCACCCAGTTTGATGCC GTCTGCCTGACGTGCTGTTCCCGGGACGTGATGGTGCAGATCGACCAGATTTGCCACCGGAACGGCATCAAATTCTTCACGGGAGACGTTTTTGGATACCACGGATACATGTTTGCCGACCTGAGGGAACATGAGTTCGTGGA GGAGAAACCCAAGGTCACCAAGGTCAATCCGGGGGTGGAAGATGGACCGGGCACCAAGACAGCCAGACTGGATTCCTCGGAGACCACCATGGTGAAAAAG CGGGTTGGGTTCTGCCAGCTGAAGGAAGCCCTGGAAGTCGATTGGAGCACTGAGAAGGCAAAAGCGGCGCTGAAACGCACGACTCCGGATTACTTCCTTCTCCAAG GCCCTTTCCCAGCGGGATCCCCCTCACAACAACTTCTTCTTCTTCGATGGCATCAAAGGAAATGGAATTGTGGAGCGTTTGGGGCCGGGATGAGGCGGGAAGGCTTGGGAACGGGATCCGGAATTGGGGGATGCGGGAATTGGGTTGGGAAGGGGGGGGTGCGGCCATGTCTTCCCCCCCCCACACTTTCTGTGGGGTCATTTTGGGTTaataaaagcagatttcttCAACGTGGTTtattggggaggggggggaaccccccaaactga
- the SAE1 gene encoding SUMO-activating enzyme subunit 1 isoform X1 — translation MVEKEEGGPGGISEEEAAQYDRQIRLWGLEAQKRLRASRVLLVGMKGLGAEVAKNLILAGVKALTMLDHERVSQEDTRAQFLIPVGSLGRNRAEASLERAQNLNPMVDVKADPESVESKSEEFFTQFDAVCLTCCSRDVMVQIDQICHRNGIKFFTGDVFGYHGYMFADLREHEFVEEKPKVTKVNPGVEDGPGTKTARLDSSETTMVKKRVGFCQLKEALEVDWSTEKAKAALKRTTPDYFLLQVLLKFRTDNGRDPSPPRFAEDSELLLQIRRDVLDALGVATEILPEEFVSYCFSEMAPVCAVVGGVLGQEVVKALSQRDPPHNNFFFFDGIKGNGIVERLGPG, via the exons AtggtggagaaggaggaaggcgGCCCCGGCGGCATCAgcgaggaggaggcggcgcaGTATGACCGACAGATCCGGCTCTGGGGGCTGGAGGCCCAGAAACG GCTGCGCGCGTCCCGGGTGCTCCTGGTGGGAATGAAAGGACTCGGAGCCGAGGTGGCCAAGAACCTCATCCTGGCAGGAGTCAAAGCTTTGACCATGCTGGACCACGAGCGG GTTTCCCAGGAGGACACGCGGGCTCAGTTCCTCATTCCCGTGGGCTCCTTAGGCCGGAACAGAGCAGAAGCTTCGCTGGAACGGGCGCAGAACCTCAATCCCATGGTGGATGTCAAAGCGGATCCGGAGAGCGTGGAGAGCAAATCCGAGGAATTCTTCACCCAGTTTGATGCC GTCTGCCTGACGTGCTGTTCCCGGGACGTGATGGTGCAGATCGACCAGATTTGCCACCGGAACGGCATCAAATTCTTCACGGGAGACGTTTTTGGATACCACGGATACATGTTTGCCGACCTGAGGGAACATGAGTTCGTGGA GGAGAAACCCAAGGTCACCAAGGTCAATCCGGGGGTGGAAGATGGACCGGGCACCAAGACAGCCAGACTGGATTCCTCGGAGACCACCATGGTGAAAAAG CGGGTTGGGTTCTGCCAGCTGAAGGAAGCCCTGGAAGTCGATTGGAGCACTGAGAAGGCAAAAGCGGCGCTGAAACGCACGACTCCGGATTACTTCCTTCTCCAAG TGCTCCTGAAATTCCGGACGGATAACGGGAGGGATCCCTCCCCACCGCGCTTTGCCGAGGATTCCGAGCTGCTGCTCCAGATCCGCCGCGACGTCCTGGACGCTCTGGGAGTGGCCACCGAGATCCTACCCGAGGAGTTTGTCAG cTACTGCTTTTCCGAAATGGCTCCGGTCTGCGCCGTGGTGGGAGGCGTCCTGGGCCAGGAGGTAGTCAAG GCCCTTTCCCAGCGGGATCCCCCTCACAACAACTTCTTCTTCTTCGATGGCATCAAAGGAAATGGAATTGTGGAGCGTTTGGGGCCGGGATGA
- the BBC3 gene encoding bcl-2-binding component 3: MAKPLREGSPPRRQPPRLSCPCGPPPAGPPPSCRLYRCGAPPAHGDFHPPGAGEHPQSEGGSLGAGGGAAVPVPNGLGAPPGAERELGARLRRLGDAFQRSHEQQQQQRGLFWGPLYRLVSQLLGAVPLLPAARGGI; the protein is encoded by the exons ATGGCGAAGCCGCTGCGGGAAGGGAGCCCCCCCCGCCGCCAGCCCCCCCGCCTGAGCTGCCCCTGCGGCCCCCCCCCcgcgggacccccccccagctgcCGCCTCTACCGCTGCGGGGCCCCCCCCGCCCACG gtGATTTCCACCCCCCGGGAGCTGGGGAGCACCCCCAGAGCGAGGGGGGGTCTCTGGGAGCGGGGGGGGGCGCGGCCGTCCCCGTCCCCAACGGGCTGGGGGCCCCCCCCGGTGCCGAACGGGAGCTGGGCGCCCGCCTGCGCCGCCTCGGAGACGCCTTCCAGCGCAGCCACGAGCAG caacagcagcagcgcGGGCTCTTCTGGGGTCCCCTCTATCGCCTGGTCTCGCAGCTCCTTGGAGCCGTTcccctcctgccagcagcacgGGGGGGGatctga